A stretch of Fundicoccus culcitae DNA encodes these proteins:
- a CDS encoding site-specific integrase: protein MLPNNPSHRTGSIGEKHAEERNYWINKEFKLAINTFDNVEYITAYSILFFTGIKESELLALTIDNFDLDNQLLTINSNWVRRQRKNATTSTKTRSSNRVVTFPKLLVPLINEYINSLYGYIPHMRLFSQLNKYYLNDRLNKAVINAGVKKITVHELRHSHASVLINNEINIKALQQRLGHKNIDTTLNIYSHMYPTKQKEIANLLDNLGPK from the coding sequence TTGTTACCTAACAATCCTAGCCATCGCACAGGAAGCATTGGTGAAAAACATGCTGAGGAACGAAATTACTGGATTAATAAAGAGTTTAAACTAGCAATTAATACATTTGATAACGTAGAGTACATAACCGCTTATAGCATACTATTTTTCACTGGCATCAAGGAAAGCGAGTTATTAGCTTTAACTATAGATAACTTTGATTTAGATAATCAGCTGCTCACAATTAACTCGAACTGGGTTAGAAGACAAAGAAAAAACGCAACAACATCAACTAAGACCCGTTCGTCTAATCGAGTTGTTACGTTTCCTAAATTGTTAGTTCCATTAATCAATGAATACATCAATAGCCTATATGGTTACATTCCTCATATGCGATTGTTTAGCCAACTAAATAAATACTATTTGAATGATAGACTTAACAAAGCAGTTATAAATGCTGGTGTTAAAAAAATCACTGTGCATGAATTAAGACATTCTCACGCATCCGTTTTAATTAACAACGAGATAAACATCAAAGCCTTACAGCAAAGACTAGGACATAAGAATATTGACACAACATTAAACATTTATAGTCACATGTATCCAACTAAACAAAAAGAGATTGCAAATTTATTAGATAATTTAGGACCAAAATAG
- the guaA gene encoding glutamine-hydrolyzing GMP synthase, with translation MTCLTTSLYEVEKVIVLDFGSQYNQLITRRIREFGVFSELLPNDTTAAELTALGNVKGIILSGGPHSVYADDAFTVDPAIFDLGVPILGICYGMQLTTKLLGGKVEKAAKREYGTATIHVNQTNSGLFEGLSETEQVLMSHGDLITQIPEGFSVTASNEQCPVAAFENTDRQIYGVQFHPEVRHTLNGNQMLRNFAFNICQMTGDWTMDNFIDIQINNIREKVGDRKVLLGLSGGVDSSVVGVLLQKAIGDQLICIFVDHGLLRKNEGDSVMEALETFGLNIIRVNAKDRFFSKLAGITDPEEKRKIIGNEFIYVFDDEAAKLEGIDFLAQGTLYTDIIESGTKTAQTIKSHHNVGGLPEDMSFELIEPLNTLFKDEVRAVGTALNMPDSIVWRQPFPGPGLGIRVLGEVTDEKVEIVRESDAILREEIAKNGLERDVWQYFTVLPNVRSVGVMGDGRTYDHMVGIRAVTSIDGMTSEFARIDWEVLQKISTRIVNEVPHVNRVVYDITGKPPGTIEWE, from the coding sequence GTGACCTGCTTGACAACAAGTTTATATGAAGTAGAAAAGGTAATTGTACTGGACTTTGGTAGCCAGTACAACCAATTAATTACCCGTCGTATTCGCGAGTTTGGCGTGTTTAGTGAACTGTTACCCAACGATACGACAGCTGCAGAACTGACAGCATTAGGTAACGTTAAAGGAATTATTTTATCAGGCGGTCCCCACAGTGTATATGCTGATGATGCTTTTACAGTTGATCCTGCTATTTTTGATTTAGGTGTGCCCATTTTAGGGATTTGTTATGGCATGCAGTTAACCACCAAATTATTGGGTGGTAAAGTAGAAAAAGCAGCCAAACGTGAATATGGGACTGCAACTATTCATGTTAACCAAACGAACAGTGGTCTATTTGAAGGTTTGAGTGAAACAGAACAAGTTTTAATGAGCCATGGTGATTTGATTACCCAAATACCAGAAGGCTTTAGCGTCACCGCCAGCAACGAACAATGCCCCGTGGCTGCCTTTGAAAATACTGACCGTCAAATTTATGGGGTCCAATTCCATCCTGAAGTACGCCATACCTTAAACGGCAACCAAATGTTACGCAACTTCGCCTTTAATATTTGCCAAATGACGGGCGATTGGACCATGGACAACTTTATTGATATCCAAATCAATAACATCCGTGAAAAAGTCGGTGATCGTAAAGTATTACTTGGTTTATCCGGAGGTGTCGATTCTTCCGTTGTGGGTGTGCTATTACAAAAAGCCATCGGTGATCAACTGATTTGTATTTTCGTTGACCACGGTCTATTGCGTAAAAACGAAGGCGACTCGGTAATGGAAGCTCTTGAAACCTTCGGACTAAATATCATCCGTGTCAATGCCAAAGACCGCTTCTTTAGTAAATTAGCTGGCATCACTGACCCAGAAGAAAAACGTAAAATAATCGGCAATGAATTTATTTATGTGTTTGACGATGAGGCAGCCAAACTCGAAGGGATTGATTTCCTCGCTCAAGGCACGTTATATACGGATATCATTGAATCAGGTACCAAAACCGCTCAAACGATTAAATCCCACCACAATGTCGGTGGGTTACCGGAAGATATGTCCTTTGAATTGATTGAACCATTAAATACTTTATTTAAAGACGAAGTACGTGCCGTAGGAACGGCTTTAAATATGCCTGATTCCATCGTATGGCGCCAACCTTTCCCTGGACCAGGTTTAGGTATCCGTGTCTTAGGCGAAGTCACCGATGAAAAAGTAGAAATCGTCCGCGAATCGGATGCGATTTTACGCGAAGAAATTGCTAAAAACGGTCTTGAACGTGATGTGTGGCAATACTTTACAGTATTACCGAATGTCCGCAGTGTTGGCGTGATGGGTGACGGTCGTACCTATGACCACATGGTAGGTATTCGTGCAGTAACCTCCATTGATGGAATGACCAGTGAGTTCGCACGGATTGACTGGGAAGTCTTGCAAAAAATCTCAACACGTATTGTGAATGAAGTCCCTCATGTTAATCGCGTGGTGTATGACATCACGGGGAAACCACCTGGAACGATAGAGTGGGAATAA
- the coaA gene encoding type I pantothenate kinase has product MDSNTFIRYSRDEWKEFHQDAPEIEPIERLAELVSLNDRLSQEDVRAIYGPMLHYIDLLIQQAMTSQKQKQNFFGEKRHKVPFIIGISGSVAVGKSTTARVLHQLLERLYPNKTIELMTTDGFLYPTAELKKRKILHRKGFPESYDMQRLLDFMIQLKTTDEPAEFPVYSHEIYDIVPGEVQVMHNPDIVIIEGINVLQLPENQNIYVSQFFDFSIYVDAHYKKIRQWFFERFQVLMDNAADDPDNYYYQFRDWTEEERNNYGDEVWYTINHLNLLQYILPTRERADLIIHKTDNHFIDEIYIRKY; this is encoded by the coding sequence ATGGATTCAAACACCTTTATCCGCTATAGTCGTGATGAATGGAAAGAATTTCATCAAGATGCACCTGAAATTGAACCTATCGAACGCTTAGCCGAGTTGGTATCATTAAATGACCGCTTATCTCAAGAAGATGTGCGTGCTATTTATGGTCCCATGTTACATTATATCGACCTCTTAATTCAACAAGCCATGACATCTCAAAAACAAAAACAAAACTTTTTTGGCGAAAAACGCCATAAAGTACCGTTCATTATTGGAATTTCAGGCAGTGTAGCGGTCGGAAAAAGTACCACCGCCCGGGTGTTGCACCAATTACTTGAACGGTTGTATCCAAATAAAACTATTGAACTGATGACAACAGATGGTTTTTTATATCCCACAGCCGAACTTAAAAAACGCAAGATTTTGCATCGTAAAGGATTTCCAGAATCATACGATATGCAACGTCTATTAGATTTTATGATTCAATTAAAAACGACGGATGAACCGGCGGAATTTCCTGTCTATTCCCATGAAATTTACGATATTGTTCCTGGAGAAGTCCAAGTTATGCACAATCCAGACATCGTGATCATTGAAGGGATAAACGTACTCCAATTACCAGAAAATCAGAATATTTATGTTAGCCAATTTTTTGATTTTTCTATTTATGTGGATGCTCACTATAAAAAAATCCGTCAATGGTTCTTTGAACGCTTCCAAGTGTTGATGGATAATGCGGCGGATGACCCAGATAACTATTATTATCAATTTAGAGATTGGACCGAAGAAGAACGTAATAATTATGGAGACGAAGTTTGGTATACCATTAACCATTTAAATCTATTACAATATATATTACCAACCCGTGAACGGGCTGATTTGATTATCCATAAAACCGATAATCATTTTATCGATGAAATATATATTCGTAAATATTAA